In a genomic window of Pseudoglutamicibacter albus:
- the hpf gene encoding ribosome hibernation-promoting factor, HPF/YfiA family yields the protein MDVNVIGRNVSVTDRFREYVEDRAAKVEQLSPRAHNIDIKVSRQPNARVSDSEMTVEVTVIGPGPAVRAEAHSSEKFSAFDLAFAKLLERLRRARDKAKDHRRNDRALNPPIDPEAVPASDKSLVEQVQEAQRKEEVGDVPVEIRRKRFPAIPMTEDDAVDNMELVGHPFYLFLDSETGLPSLVYRRRGWSYGVISLDENLTEATRDGSKTYRS from the coding sequence ATGGATGTCAACGTAATTGGCCGCAACGTCAGCGTTACTGACCGGTTCCGCGAATACGTCGAGGACCGTGCCGCGAAGGTTGAACAGCTTTCACCGCGGGCCCACAACATCGATATCAAGGTCTCACGCCAACCGAACGCACGCGTCTCTGATTCTGAAATGACTGTCGAAGTCACCGTGATCGGGCCTGGCCCGGCGGTCCGTGCTGAAGCGCACTCGTCCGAGAAGTTCTCGGCTTTTGACCTCGCATTCGCTAAGTTGCTTGAGCGTTTGCGCCGTGCACGCGACAAAGCAAAGGACCACCGCCGCAATGACCGTGCGTTGAACCCGCCGATCGATCCGGAAGCTGTTCCTGCAAGTGATAAGTCCCTGGTTGAACAGGTGCAGGAAGCTCAGCGTAAGGAAGAGGTTGGCGATGTTCCGGTTGAGATCCGCCGCAAGCGTTTCCCAGCCATCCCCATGACTGAAGACGATGCCGTGGACAACATGGAGCTGGTGGGCCACCCGTTCTATTTGTTCCTTGACTCCGAAACCGGCCTGCCATCGCTGGTTTATCGTCGCCGCGGTTGGTCTTACGGTGTTATTTCCCTGGATGAGAACCTTACGGAAGCAACCCGGGACGGAAGCAAGACCTACCGCAGCTAA
- a CDS encoding LysM peptidoglycan-binding domain-containing protein, with product MNQKASRIHITAAWIAPVLGLIIGATGLALLNPWFPAAESADTLIARIGAWALCLISAWLLFTHTLALLLRGLSSLGVSTERWSRWVPRASAVAAGLILAAPATSHAAPTPDTTVVTTETTTHTSPTPFSAAFPIDDQEQQAPSTKQQQETFTIKKSDPVPLPRNMGTPARNDTVVVTSGDTLWDIAARHLGPGATPQQIATETNRWHHANRDLLGDNPHLIMPGQELHIPV from the coding sequence ATGAATCAGAAAGCCTCACGCATTCACATCACAGCCGCTTGGATCGCCCCAGTTTTAGGCCTCATCATCGGAGCTACCGGCCTTGCCTTACTCAACCCGTGGTTCCCAGCCGCAGAGTCAGCGGACACCCTCATTGCCCGCATCGGGGCCTGGGCCCTATGCCTCATCAGCGCTTGGCTTCTGTTCACCCACACGCTCGCCCTCCTCCTACGCGGCCTCAGCTCACTCGGCGTGAGCACCGAACGTTGGAGCCGCTGGGTCCCCCGCGCATCAGCTGTTGCCGCAGGCCTGATCCTCGCAGCTCCGGCAACATCCCACGCGGCACCCACGCCTGACACAACCGTGGTCACAACCGAAACCACCACGCACACCTCTCCCACACCCTTCAGCGCCGCCTTCCCGATCGACGACCAAGAGCAACAAGCACCATCAACGAAACAGCAGCAAGAGACCTTCACAATCAAGAAATCCGACCCCGTCCCCCTACCCCGCAACATGGGTACACCAGCTCGAAACGACACCGTGGTAGTCACATCGGGCGACACACTCTGGGACATCGCGGCACGCCACCTAGGACCCGGCGCAACACCACAACAAATCGCAACCGAAACCAACCGATGGCACCATGCTAACCGCGATCTCCTCGGAGACAATCCCCACCTGATCATGCCCGGCCAAGAGCTACACATCCCCGTCTAA
- a CDS encoding NAD-glutamate dehydrogenase, which yields MSNTQSVPQSGSSAQSGSSSQAGSSVRPDSVPQTSWLGDDVVERYGADIDAQEREAFGLDRVRELLERHASVGRVRQPGSAVVSVEPHERGTVVFLVADDMPFIVDSVSNCVVEFSNKIGFVFHPTYMAHRSVEDGTLVGLKKVPLSDAAPASESTAALPALGMLAAPEGARAVIESWTAVLVTEELDADQRAQLQQAVDSVLKDVRSAVEDWEPMRVQARRLADALEGDIPSVPEKERREAAAFLRWMDDDSFTFLGYRYYELEQDQGREVLRGDVDSALGLMRRTDAVSRPLSGKAAQKAREPHPLVLTTANRRSTVHRRVYLDYVGVKEFAADGSVIGEHRFIGLYTFEALRQPVTDVPVVRSKVRRVLSRMGFLATSHTGKSILRILESYPREELIQSSTDELTEIVAKIARLGEQRRTRAFVRGDAFGRFVTVMVYLPRDRYNTTVRLRVEEELKETFAAEAMDLDVWNSPSTVVRLTYRIKAGEGVDTVEIDEQALEARLTRAVRSWSEGILEVFTQEHGSQEGLQHAQQWAEAFPADYRVRYEVEDALDDVRAFERVEDDEDSAGIGLRLDTIDNPEELDVEADGVTIAKLRLYLSEQAPLSSIMPHLEALGIRVIQERPYVVEPLGARERYLYILTVALAPEIDIARIAPLVEDAYRAVAAGRTESDALEGLVTAQGLTWHQVAIFRAYVQYLRQCGSMNSVDFAATTLLRYPAVTAALLGLFEARFDPDLAGDREQGQQDARDALASALDDVATLDADTWIRRMRDAMGATLRTNAYQGKPTVALKIATGELGFAPMPRPFREIWVDSPRVAGVHLRFGEVARGGLRWSDREEDFRTEVLGLVKAQAVKNAVIVPAGAKGGFFAKQLPDPAVDRGAWVEAGRAAYQEFIRSLLDITDNYEYADDGSRSVVHPERVVAHDGDDPYLVVAADKGTAAFSDTANEISAERGFWLGDAFASGGSVGYDHKAMGITARGAWESAKRHFKTLGTDVQSEDFTMIGIGDMSGDVFGNGLMRTEHAKLVAAFDHRDVFIDPNPDPKVSFEERVRLYNTPRSSWQDYNPDLISSGGGVFSRSAKSVSVTEQMREVLGLASDVRELTPQELIRAVLMAPVDLIYNGGVGTYVKAESETNADVGDRANDAIRVDGSQLRARVVVEGGNLGFTQAGRVEAAQLAGTVNNTDAIDNSGGVESSDREVNIKILMDGAVRDGRLAFEDRPALLAEMTDNVADTVLATNKAQNVLLAAERGVAVEFAPAYERLMGFLEESVDLDRALEDLPSSDEFAARRQAGEGLTTPETSVVVAYTKMQLIDALVDSDLPEDPAMQKVLEAYFPPQLVERFPEALAAHPLRREIIATMVANRIVNIGGVTYAFRAMEETGADAARLARAFLAMDEVYGIAEQVEAIAQLPATIDDELWLQLHVDLRRLLDRVTRWVLEHEALDSSVDEILAKFADPVARLREGLPGMVCGVDAQRTRAWFERDVEAGLPEELAQRHSLDFESYTLLDITALASTGEWELEEAAEVYYAVYERYGVDDLLSQISQLPRSSRWEALARSSLRDDLYAAVLGLTRAVLEETEGTESPDVSDADGVELSAAQARVVAWEQRDAGRIERAHEQLDAVREVGGGQMAPLLVATRTLRSMIGR from the coding sequence GTGTCGAACACGCAGTCAGTTCCTCAGTCCGGCTCATCTGCGCAGTCTGGCTCATCTTCTCAGGCTGGCTCGTCTGTGCGGCCTGACTCGGTTCCTCAAACAAGCTGGCTTGGCGATGATGTTGTTGAGCGTTATGGCGCGGATATTGATGCGCAAGAACGTGAGGCGTTCGGTCTTGATCGGGTGAGGGAACTGCTGGAGCGGCACGCGTCAGTGGGGCGGGTTCGGCAGCCGGGTTCTGCGGTGGTCAGTGTTGAGCCGCATGAGCGGGGCACCGTTGTTTTCTTGGTTGCAGATGACATGCCGTTCATCGTTGATTCGGTGAGTAACTGCGTGGTGGAGTTCTCAAATAAGATTGGTTTCGTTTTCCACCCGACCTATATGGCGCACCGTTCGGTTGAGGATGGCACGCTGGTTGGTTTGAAGAAGGTTCCGCTTTCGGATGCGGCGCCGGCGTCTGAGAGCACTGCGGCGTTGCCCGCGTTGGGTATGTTGGCGGCACCTGAGGGCGCCCGAGCTGTCATTGAGTCGTGGACTGCGGTGTTGGTGACTGAGGAACTGGATGCTGATCAGCGCGCGCAGCTGCAGCAAGCTGTCGACTCGGTTTTGAAGGATGTTCGTAGCGCGGTTGAGGACTGGGAGCCGATGCGTGTGCAGGCCCGCCGTCTAGCTGATGCGCTTGAGGGGGATATCCCTTCGGTTCCTGAGAAGGAACGGCGTGAGGCCGCGGCGTTTTTGCGGTGGATGGATGATGATTCGTTCACGTTCTTGGGCTACCGCTATTACGAACTTGAACAAGACCAGGGCCGTGAGGTTTTGCGTGGCGATGTTGATTCGGCGTTGGGTCTGATGCGGCGTACGGATGCTGTTTCCCGTCCGTTGAGTGGTAAGGCCGCTCAGAAGGCGCGCGAGCCGCATCCACTGGTTTTGACTACCGCTAACCGCCGTTCCACGGTGCATCGTCGCGTGTATTTGGACTATGTGGGGGTCAAAGAGTTCGCGGCTGATGGTTCGGTGATCGGGGAGCACCGTTTCATTGGTTTGTACACGTTTGAGGCTCTGCGTCAACCGGTCACTGATGTTCCTGTGGTGCGTTCTAAGGTGCGGCGCGTGCTTTCGCGAATGGGGTTCTTGGCTACCTCGCACACGGGTAAGTCGATTCTGCGGATTCTTGAGTCGTATCCGCGTGAGGAGCTCATCCAATCGAGCACGGATGAGCTCACTGAGATTGTGGCGAAGATTGCCCGGTTGGGTGAGCAGCGCCGTACGCGTGCGTTCGTGCGGGGGGATGCTTTCGGCCGGTTTGTGACGGTCATGGTGTATTTGCCGCGTGATCGTTACAACACTACGGTCCGGTTGCGTGTTGAAGAAGAGCTTAAAGAGACTTTCGCGGCTGAGGCGATGGATCTGGATGTCTGGAATTCCCCGTCCACGGTGGTTCGGTTGACGTACCGGATCAAGGCTGGCGAAGGCGTTGACACGGTAGAGATTGATGAGCAGGCACTTGAGGCTCGCCTAACACGGGCGGTGCGTTCGTGGAGCGAGGGCATCCTTGAGGTGTTCACGCAGGAGCATGGTTCGCAGGAGGGTCTGCAGCATGCGCAGCAGTGGGCTGAGGCGTTCCCGGCTGATTACCGGGTGCGGTATGAGGTTGAAGATGCCCTTGATGATGTCCGTGCTTTTGAGCGGGTTGAAGATGATGAGGATTCTGCCGGTATCGGTCTGCGCTTGGACACGATTGATAACCCGGAAGAGCTCGATGTTGAGGCGGATGGCGTAACGATCGCTAAGTTGCGTCTGTACTTGAGCGAGCAGGCTCCGTTGTCCTCGATCATGCCGCATCTTGAGGCGTTGGGGATCCGCGTGATTCAGGAGCGTCCTTACGTTGTGGAGCCTTTGGGTGCCCGGGAACGTTATCTCTATATCCTCACGGTCGCATTGGCCCCTGAGATTGATATTGCCCGGATCGCTCCGTTGGTTGAAGATGCCTACCGGGCGGTTGCTGCTGGGCGCACGGAGTCTGATGCGTTGGAGGGTTTGGTCACGGCACAGGGCCTCACCTGGCATCAGGTCGCGATTTTCCGTGCTTATGTCCAGTATCTGCGCCAGTGCGGCTCGATGAACAGTGTTGACTTCGCGGCCACCACTTTGCTGCGGTATCCGGCGGTGACGGCTGCGCTATTGGGCTTGTTTGAGGCGCGTTTTGACCCGGACTTAGCGGGTGATCGTGAGCAGGGCCAGCAGGATGCCCGCGATGCGTTGGCATCGGCGTTGGATGATGTTGCGACCTTGGATGCGGATACGTGGATTCGACGTATGCGTGATGCGATGGGTGCCACGTTGCGCACGAACGCGTATCAGGGCAAACCTACTGTCGCGCTGAAGATCGCAACGGGTGAGTTGGGTTTCGCTCCGATGCCGCGTCCGTTCCGTGAGATCTGGGTTGATTCCCCGCGTGTTGCGGGTGTGCATTTGCGTTTTGGTGAGGTCGCCCGGGGTGGCTTGCGTTGGTCGGACCGTGAGGAGGATTTCCGTACGGAGGTTCTCGGTCTGGTGAAGGCCCAAGCTGTCAAGAACGCCGTGATCGTGCCTGCGGGTGCTAAGGGCGGTTTCTTCGCTAAACAGTTGCCTGATCCTGCTGTGGATCGTGGTGCTTGGGTTGAGGCTGGCCGGGCGGCGTATCAGGAGTTCATCCGTAGCTTGTTGGATATTACGGATAACTATGAGTACGCCGATGATGGCTCGCGTTCGGTGGTTCACCCTGAACGGGTTGTTGCTCACGATGGGGATGACCCGTATCTGGTGGTCGCCGCGGATAAGGGGACGGCGGCGTTTTCGGATACCGCTAACGAGATTTCCGCTGAGCGTGGTTTCTGGCTCGGCGATGCGTTCGCATCTGGCGGTTCGGTTGGTTATGACCACAAGGCGATGGGTATTACGGCCCGTGGCGCGTGGGAGTCGGCTAAGCGTCATTTCAAGACGCTGGGTACGGATGTGCAGTCTGAGGACTTCACGATGATCGGTATCGGTGACATGTCGGGGGACGTGTTCGGTAACGGCTTGATGCGTACCGAGCACGCGAAGTTGGTTGCCGCGTTTGATCACCGTGACGTGTTCATTGACCCGAATCCGGATCCGAAAGTTTCGTTTGAGGAGCGGGTGCGTCTGTATAACACGCCTCGTTCTTCGTGGCAGGACTATAACCCTGACTTGATCAGCTCAGGCGGTGGCGTGTTCTCGCGTTCCGCTAAGTCGGTTTCGGTCACCGAGCAGATGCGTGAGGTACTCGGTCTTGCTTCCGATGTGCGGGAGCTCACTCCGCAGGAACTGATTCGGGCCGTGCTGATGGCCCCGGTTGATTTGATCTATAACGGTGGCGTTGGCACGTACGTGAAGGCCGAATCGGAGACGAACGCTGACGTGGGGGATCGCGCTAACGATGCGATCCGTGTCGATGGTTCGCAACTGCGGGCTCGCGTGGTGGTTGAGGGCGGTAACCTCGGTTTCACTCAGGCAGGCCGCGTTGAGGCCGCGCAACTCGCGGGGACGGTCAATAACACTGACGCGATCGATAACTCGGGCGGTGTTGAGTCTTCGGACCGCGAGGTTAACATCAAGATTCTGATGGACGGCGCGGTCCGTGATGGTCGTCTTGCGTTTGAGGACCGGCCGGCGTTGTTGGCAGAGATGACTGACAATGTCGCCGACACCGTGTTGGCTACGAATAAGGCGCAGAATGTTTTGCTCGCTGCTGAGCGGGGTGTCGCGGTTGAATTCGCGCCGGCCTATGAACGTCTGATGGGCTTCCTTGAAGAATCGGTTGATCTTGACCGTGCGCTTGAAGACCTGCCGAGCTCGGATGAGTTCGCTGCTCGCAGGCAGGCGGGCGAGGGACTAACGACCCCTGAAACATCCGTGGTGGTTGCCTACACCAAGATGCAGCTGATCGATGCTCTGGTGGATTCTGATCTGCCGGAGGATCCTGCCATGCAGAAGGTCCTGGAAGCGTATTTCCCTCCTCAGCTGGTTGAACGTTTCCCTGAAGCGCTCGCCGCGCATCCGTTGCGCCGTGAGATCATCGCGACGATGGTCGCTAACCGCATCGTGAACATCGGTGGCGTGACGTATGCGTTCCGTGCGATGGAGGAGACGGGTGCGGACGCGGCGCGTCTGGCTCGGGCTTTCTTAGCGATGGACGAGGTTTACGGCATCGCTGAGCAGGTTGAGGCGATCGCCCAGTTGCCGGCAACGATCGATGATGAACTGTGGCTGCAGTTGCACGTGGATTTGCGGCGGCTTCTGGATCGTGTGACGCGGTGGGTTCTGGAGCACGAGGCTCTGGATAGTTCAGTTGATGAGATCCTTGCGAAGTTCGCTGATCCTGTGGCTCGGTTGCGTGAGGGTCTGCCGGGCATGGTGTGTGGCGTGGATGCCCAACGCACGCGTGCATGGTTTGAACGTGATGTTGAGGCGGGGCTTCCTGAGGAGCTCGCGCAGCGGCATAGCTTGGACTTTGAGTCCTACACGTTGCTGGATATCACCGCGTTGGCGTCAACGGGCGAGTGGGAGCTTGAGGAAGCCGCTGAGGTCTATTACGCGGTGTATGAGCGTTACGGAGTGGACGATCTGCTCTCGCAGATCAGCCAGTTGCCGCGCTCTTCACGGTGGGAAGCGTTGGCGCGCAGCTCACTGCGTGATGACCTTTATGCCGCGGTGCTTGGTTTGACCCGCGCGGTTCTAGAAGAGACGGAGGGCACCGAATCACCGGACGTTAGCGATGCGGATGGCGTGGAGCTGTCTGCCGCGCAGGCTCGTGTGGTTGCGTGGGAGCAGCGTGATGCTGGCCGGATTGAGCGGGCGCACGAGCAGCTTGATGCGGTGCGTGAGGTAGGCGGCGGCCAGATGGCTCCGTTGTTGGTGGCTACACGAACTTTGCGTTCGATGATCGGCCGCTGA
- the secA gene encoding preprotein translocase subunit SecA, which yields MANLFERILRAGDKRILKRLRSYVSQINALEDSIMELTDDELHSMTDQFRERYAAGESLDDMLPEAFAVVREASQRTLGMRHFDVQMMGAAALHLGNIAEMKTGEGKTLVATAAAYLNAISGKGVHVVTTNDFLANYQGELMSRLYRFLGMSTGVIVSNQKPAVRREQYAADITYGTNNEFGFDYLRDNMAWSKDELVQRGHNFAIVDEVDSILIDEARTPLIISGPAQGDVNRWYSEFSKLVRGMKLDEDYEVDIKKRTVGVKESGIDKVEDYLGIDNLYESANTPLIGFLNNAIKAKELFKRDKDYVVMNGEIMIVDEHTGRSLPGRRYSEGMHQAIEAKENVEIKAENQTLATVTLQNYFRLYDKLSGMTGTAETEAAEFNNTYKLGVVPIPTNKPMQRVDKPDLIYKNEISKFEAVAQDIEDRHRLGQPVLVGTTSVEKSEYLSQKLAKRGIRHEVLNAKQHEREAAVVAQAGKKGAVTVATNMAGRGTDIMLGGNAEFLAVTEMKNRGLDAENDPEGYQAVWDEVFDHIQAECEAEGDEVRELGGLYVLGTERHESRRIDNQLRGRSGRQGDPGESRFYLSMSDELMRRFNAGMAERIMNSPNMPDDMALESKMVSRAIESAQRQVESVNTEQRKNVLKYDDVMNRQREAIYADRRQILEGEDLGERIKQFIEDAVGAMVTETTLAGEPYDWDLDALWSNLRVLYPVTLSPEDLIEEAGGDKGGLTAEMLKEEIVSDAMVAYERREEYLGSSTMRDLERRVVLSSIGRKWQEHLYEMDYLKEGIGLRAMAQRDPLVEYQREGYEMFEAMMEAIREDSVSLLFHAEVEPGHDAGEARGAGLMDAQTSQEDLEYSAPDESGEARTRRTRAAKEGPRMTGKQARKAKKRSRKRH from the coding sequence GTGGCCAATCTGTTCGAACGTATTCTGCGAGCTGGCGATAAACGCATTCTGAAGCGACTGCGTTCATACGTTTCACAGATCAACGCACTCGAAGACTCCATCATGGAACTCACGGATGACGAGCTGCATTCCATGACGGATCAGTTCCGTGAGCGTTACGCGGCGGGCGAGAGCCTCGATGACATGCTCCCGGAAGCGTTCGCGGTGGTTCGAGAAGCCTCACAACGCACACTGGGTATGCGCCACTTTGATGTTCAGATGATGGGTGCGGCCGCCCTACACCTGGGCAATATCGCTGAGATGAAGACCGGTGAAGGTAAGACGCTCGTGGCTACCGCGGCCGCGTATCTCAACGCGATCTCCGGTAAGGGCGTCCACGTCGTGACGACCAACGACTTCCTCGCCAACTATCAGGGCGAGCTGATGTCGCGCCTCTACCGTTTCTTAGGAATGAGCACGGGCGTGATCGTTTCGAATCAGAAGCCTGCGGTGCGTCGTGAACAGTACGCCGCGGACATCACGTACGGAACCAATAACGAGTTCGGTTTCGACTATCTGCGTGACAACATGGCTTGGTCCAAGGATGAGCTGGTTCAGCGCGGCCACAACTTCGCGATCGTCGATGAGGTCGACTCGATTCTGATTGATGAGGCCCGTACTCCACTCATCATTTCCGGCCCCGCGCAGGGGGATGTGAACCGTTGGTACAGCGAGTTCTCCAAGCTCGTGCGTGGCATGAAGCTGGATGAAGATTATGAAGTCGATATCAAGAAGCGCACGGTGGGCGTTAAGGAATCGGGTATCGACAAGGTTGAGGACTACCTGGGTATCGACAACCTGTATGAGTCCGCGAATACTCCGCTGATCGGTTTCTTGAATAACGCGATCAAAGCTAAAGAACTGTTCAAGCGGGATAAAGACTATGTGGTCATGAACGGCGAGATCATGATCGTCGATGAGCACACGGGCCGTTCACTGCCTGGCCGCCGCTATTCGGAAGGCATGCACCAGGCGATCGAGGCTAAAGAAAACGTTGAGATCAAGGCCGAGAACCAGACCTTGGCAACGGTGACGTTGCAGAACTATTTCCGTCTCTATGACAAGCTCTCCGGCATGACCGGTACAGCTGAGACTGAGGCTGCGGAGTTCAACAACACGTATAAGCTCGGCGTGGTCCCGATCCCAACGAATAAGCCGATGCAGCGCGTGGATAAGCCGGACTTGATCTATAAGAACGAGATCTCAAAGTTTGAGGCGGTAGCTCAAGATATTGAGGACCGCCACCGCCTGGGCCAGCCGGTGCTGGTCGGTACAACATCGGTTGAGAAGTCCGAATACTTATCGCAAAAGCTTGCCAAGCGCGGTATCCGCCACGAGGTTTTGAACGCTAAGCAGCACGAACGCGAAGCCGCGGTTGTTGCTCAGGCCGGTAAGAAAGGCGCTGTCACGGTCGCTACGAACATGGCTGGCCGTGGTACTGACATCATGCTCGGCGGTAACGCTGAGTTCCTCGCCGTCACGGAGATGAAGAACCGTGGCTTGGATGCAGAGAATGATCCTGAGGGCTACCAAGCGGTCTGGGATGAGGTCTTTGACCATATCCAGGCTGAATGCGAAGCCGAAGGCGACGAAGTGCGCGAGCTGGGTGGCCTCTACGTTTTGGGTACCGAACGCCACGAATCCCGCCGTATCGATAACCAGTTGCGTGGTCGTTCCGGCCGTCAGGGTGACCCTGGTGAGTCTCGTTTCTATCTGTCGATGTCGGATGAGCTCATGCGTCGGTTCAATGCCGGTATGGCAGAACGCATCATGAACTCGCCAAACATGCCGGATGATATGGCGCTTGAATCGAAGATGGTTTCGCGTGCCATCGAGTCCGCTCAGCGCCAGGTTGAGTCTGTCAACACGGAGCAGCGTAAGAACGTTCTGAAGTATGACGATGTGATGAACCGTCAGCGTGAAGCGATCTATGCTGACCGCCGCCAGATCCTCGAAGGCGAAGACTTGGGTGAGCGGATCAAGCAGTTCATCGAAGACGCCGTGGGTGCGATGGTCACCGAAACCACTCTGGCCGGTGAGCCGTATGATTGGGACCTCGACGCGTTGTGGAGCAACCTGCGGGTTCTCTACCCGGTAACGCTGAGCCCGGAGGACCTCATTGAGGAAGCCGGCGGCGATAAGGGTGGCTTGACCGCGGAGATGCTCAAAGAAGAGATTGTCTCTGATGCGATGGTCGCTTATGAACGCCGCGAGGAGTACTTGGGTTCGAGCACGATGCGTGACCTTGAGCGCCGTGTTGTGTTGTCTTCGATCGGCCGTAAGTGGCAAGAACACCTCTACGAGATGGATTACCTCAAGGAGGGCATCGGTTTGCGTGCGATGGCTCAGCGTGACCCGCTGGTTGAGTATCAGCGCGAAGGCTATGAAATGTTCGAGGCCATGATGGAAGCGATCCGTGAGGATTCGGTTTCCCTCTTGTTCCATGCCGAGGTGGAGCCGGGCCATGACGCCGGTGAGGCTCGCGGTGCTGGCCTGATGGATGCCCAGACGAGCCAGGAAGATCTCGAGTATTCGGCGCCGGATGAAAGCGGGGAGGCGCGTACTCGCCGGACTCGCGCTGCCAAGGAAGGGCCGAGGATGACCGGTAAACAAGCACGTAAGGCTAAGAAGCGTTCACGCAAGCGCCACTAG
- a CDS encoding SAF domain-containing protein, whose protein sequence is MTDRSGNSSSVMRWQPASWRDPRLVIGIVLVVASILGVVLLVRSVTRTDTYMVAAHDLAPGTVLTEKDVVPVEVRLAGPGERYVPSDTKLGVVPREVVNVRGR, encoded by the coding sequence ATGACTGACCGCAGTGGCAATAGTTCGTCAGTGATGCGCTGGCAACCAGCTAGTTGGCGTGACCCTAGGCTTGTTATCGGCATCGTCCTGGTTGTCGCATCTATTCTGGGCGTCGTCTTGCTGGTGCGTTCGGTAACCCGCACGGACACCTACATGGTCGCAGCACATGATCTTGCCCCGGGGACCGTCCTGACTGAGAAGGACGTGGTCCCGGTTGAGGTTCGGCTTGCTGGCCCGGGTGAGCGGTATGTTCCAAGCGACACCAAGCTAGGTGTAGTTCCTCGGGAGGTTGTGAACGTTCGCGGTAGGTGA
- a CDS encoding IS481 family transposase, giving the protein MSHPNAPLTAEGRRRLAVLIVEEGWTIRRAAERFQVSPATASKWAKRYLVGAPLTDRSCRPRRCPNRLSVRRERRIIALRFTRQWGPHRISYHLGIPRSTVGRVLARYQMPLLAHIDRGTGLPIRTPHIARYEKQAPGELVHVDIKKLGRIPDGGGHRMLGPEARKNGGYGKHGRGYAFLHHAIDDYSRLAYSEILTDEKKQTAAGFWQRAQEFFAQAGITVQAVMTDNGACYRSRLFNNTLGTKIKHQFTKPYRPQTNGKVERFNRTLTQEWAYAKTYYSDEARAATYEAWLHHYNHHRPHTGIGGQTPAQRVHNLTGNYS; this is encoded by the coding sequence ATGTCTCACCCTAATGCACCCTTGACTGCTGAGGGTCGCCGGCGTCTTGCCGTGCTTATCGTCGAGGAAGGCTGGACGATTCGTCGAGCCGCCGAACGTTTCCAAGTCTCACCGGCTACCGCATCGAAATGGGCCAAACGCTACCTCGTCGGCGCCCCACTGACGGATCGGTCCTGCAGGCCACGTCGCTGTCCTAACCGGTTGTCTGTTCGCCGAGAACGCCGGATTATTGCGCTGCGGTTCACCCGCCAGTGGGGCCCACACCGGATCAGTTACCACTTGGGTATCCCACGGTCCACGGTTGGTAGAGTCTTGGCCCGGTACCAGATGCCGTTACTGGCCCATATCGATCGAGGAACAGGACTGCCCATCAGGACACCGCACATCGCGCGGTATGAGAAACAAGCCCCAGGTGAGCTGGTGCATGTTGATATCAAGAAACTTGGGCGGATCCCCGATGGTGGTGGCCACCGTATGCTTGGACCCGAGGCGCGCAAGAACGGTGGGTATGGAAAACACGGCAGGGGCTATGCCTTCTTACATCACGCCATCGATGACTATTCGAGACTCGCGTATTCAGAGATCCTTACCGATGAGAAGAAACAGACCGCGGCCGGGTTCTGGCAACGCGCTCAGGAGTTTTTCGCTCAAGCTGGGATCACCGTACAGGCAGTGATGACCGATAACGGCGCCTGCTACCGCTCACGCCTGTTCAACAACACGCTCGGGACAAAGATTAAACACCAGTTCACCAAGCCCTACCGGCCTCAGACCAACGGCAAAGTCGAACGCTTCAACCGTACTCTGACCCAAGAATGGGCCTACGCTAAGACCTATTACAGTGACGAAGCCCGAGCAGCGACCTACGAAGCCTGGCTACATCACTATAATCACCACCGACCCCACACCGGAATCGGAGGCCAAACCCCCGCCCAACGCGTTCACAACCTCACGGGGAACTACAGCTAG